The following are encoded together in the Gordonia insulae genome:
- a CDS encoding ABC transporter substrate-binding protein, with translation MQIASLRSPRRRIAGVLATSAVALLTVSGCSVANTTQSESASPDTLRIVLPQEPPTLEPCDASLTATGVVVRSNITEPLIERNPTTGELQPLLASGWKQVEPNVWRFTTVSGVKFSNGATFDAEDAAFSIKRTFNGAIGCDVNGYVFDDSKTEVNVVDPNTVEVRTEAPDPILPLRLSFIEMVPRTTDPDAKVRQPIGTGPYMVDFWDSGQRIALKANPNYHGDAPQFNRAIYQWRGEGSVRAAMVTNDEADLATSLGPEDGAGDLGTAYVNNETTALRMQGTDAPLDDIRVREAIAYSINRDGIVDALFQGLGKPAGQLVGKGIVGYNDQVTPTAYDLDHAKKLIDEARADGVPVDRTIRLIGRTGQFPKINETIEAIQFSLSKIGLDVKIEMMDTSGQMQYQTRPFVPGSGPVLLMIMHGNQAGDTQFTLDQYMLSDGYQSTFGTTEYDEEIRKAEALTGDARQNALAQVLADEPTKIRQYAYIAHMEAVLAKSPKVAYQPNSATGDEMRLAEMTHATSSND, from the coding sequence ATGCAGATCGCATCTCTGCGATCCCCGCGACGCCGCATTGCCGGCGTCCTGGCCACCTCGGCGGTGGCACTGCTGACCGTCAGCGGCTGCAGTGTCGCCAACACGACCCAGAGCGAGAGCGCCAGCCCCGACACCCTCCGTATCGTGCTCCCGCAGGAGCCGCCGACCCTCGAGCCGTGCGACGCCTCGCTCACCGCCACCGGCGTCGTGGTCCGCTCGAACATCACCGAGCCGCTCATCGAGCGCAATCCCACCACCGGTGAGCTGCAGCCGCTGCTCGCGAGCGGGTGGAAGCAGGTCGAGCCGAATGTCTGGCGCTTCACCACCGTCTCCGGGGTCAAGTTCAGCAACGGAGCCACCTTCGACGCAGAGGACGCCGCGTTCTCCATCAAGCGCACCTTCAACGGCGCGATCGGTTGCGACGTCAACGGCTACGTCTTCGACGACAGCAAGACCGAGGTGAACGTCGTCGACCCGAACACCGTCGAGGTCCGCACCGAGGCGCCCGATCCGATCCTGCCGCTGCGCCTCTCCTTCATCGAGATGGTGCCGCGCACCACCGACCCCGACGCCAAGGTGCGCCAGCCGATCGGCACCGGGCCCTACATGGTCGACTTCTGGGACTCCGGGCAGCGGATCGCCCTCAAGGCCAACCCGAACTATCACGGCGACGCACCACAGTTCAATCGCGCCATCTACCAGTGGCGTGGTGAGGGCAGCGTGCGCGCGGCGATGGTCACCAACGACGAGGCCGACCTCGCCACCTCGCTCGGACCCGAGGACGGCGCCGGCGACCTGGGTACCGCCTACGTCAACAACGAGACCACCGCACTGCGTATGCAGGGCACCGACGCGCCGCTCGACGACATCCGGGTCCGTGAGGCGATCGCCTACTCCATCAACCGCGACGGCATCGTCGACGCACTCTTCCAGGGCCTCGGCAAGCCGGCAGGCCAACTCGTCGGCAAGGGCATCGTCGGCTACAACGACCAGGTGACGCCGACGGCCTACGACCTCGACCATGCGAAGAAGCTCATCGACGAGGCGCGCGCCGACGGTGTGCCCGTCGACCGCACGATCCGCCTCATCGGCCGTACCGGACAGTTCCCCAAGATCAACGAGACGATCGAGGCAATCCAGTTCTCGCTCAGCAAGATCGGTCTCGACGTCAAGATCGAGATGATGGACACCTCCGGTCAGATGCAGTACCAGACCCGGCCATTCGTGCCCGGTTCCGGGCCCGTGCTGCTGATGATCATGCACGGCAACCAAGCCGGTGACACCCAGTTCACCCTGGACCAGTACATGCTGAGCGACGGTTACCAGAGCACCTTCGGCACAACGGAATACGACGAGGAGATCCGCAAGGCCGAAGCGCTCACCGGTGACGCCCGCCAGAACGCGCTCGCCCAGGTGCTCGCCGACGAGCCCACCAAGATCCGCCAGTACGCCTACATAGCCCACATGGAAGCTGTCCTGGCCAAGTCCCCCAAGGTTGCGTACCAGCCCAATTCGGCCACCGGCGACGAGATGCGTCTCGCCGAGATGACCCACGCCACCTCATCCAACGACTGA